The Paroedura picta isolate Pp20150507F chromosome 2, Ppicta_v3.0, whole genome shotgun sequence sequence CAAATGCTGAATTCTGCCTTCCTTTAATTTATTATTCTAGAGAATTTGcagttttctttgtaaaaacatcaGTGAGTCTTGCAATATCTTAACAGCTAATatatttattgtggcataagcttttgtgagctttCATTCAAGCATTTATAGCATATACATTTCCATAAAGCATTCAGAACATTTGATTATCTAAAATTCCTAGTACTGGTAGGAGTATCACTAGTACAACTAGTAGTACTAAGAATGCTACTAGTACtagtagggtttccagatccactggtggaggcaggggagggaaacAACAGGAGAAGGCCTAGGCTTTGTGGCTGACACCACACAGGAAGCAATATCATCACACCAATAACATCTGGATGATACTCTGGTATTtttggcaaaaactctgtggtagaagcaaATTTTACTTtgaagtttttgcccaaataccaaagtGCTGCCAAGATGTCAGTGGTGTGATAGTGTCACTTTCTGTGCAATACCAGCAAAGAGGCACAggcctttccctttctcctcttccccagctggttGCTAGGTATTAGAGGGAAGAATTCACTCACTTGCTTGCTCACTTGcttcttcattcattcagtgATGGTTCTGATACGGGTGTGATGGTTCCGATAGCAGTgggaaacaaatataacaataccaataacaataataattcacAGTAATTGTCtagcaataaaacaaaaaaggaaacagagaGCAGATATAGTGACATCATGGAAACATAAGAAATCCAAGCTCTCCACTATGCCAGGCAGGGATATCCACAACTTGATGACTATATAACCAAAGTCTACCACAATATAAGAAATTGTAGTACCTTAATGCGCAAGTAGGAAATTAACTAAAAAATCACCAGAGTATCCAGGGAACCTGATTAACAAGGGCAGAATCAAACAGTGTCTATCATCCCAATAAAAGTTACAATGCAAGAAAATATGCACAATTGTTTGAACTTCACCAGAGCTACAGGACAAAGCTGAGCCCtatagcagtctttctcaacttttttttactgttggggaactcctgaaacactcttcaggctttgagaaaacccagaagtggtgatcatgcagaatatagttgggaagcatggctatgtacatgcccacctggggtccctctaCTTCCAtccccctccaggttcatcattaGCCATATAGGgaggtgggcaggtcaacataatcatatatagttgtatcacctgataaatgtttaacacattaaaaaatataaaaattaacgaactcctgcccattcaagaaactcttccagggctgtcaagaaactccagggtttcatgaaatcttggttgagaaagcctgctctagagggaaGAATGTAGCACTAGAGTATATTCATTGTAGCTGATAGTGGCTTCATCACTCTGTTTCACTCAGGAATTTACAGATCATTAGTCTACGCATTTAATAGTTGGTAAAGTTCAGAGGACAGTGCCCTTTCAAACTGTAGGTGGGTAATTACATCTTTGAATGCTTGGCCATGTAAAAATAAAACCTCTTAGGAAGCAGAAAATCAACACAGCAAGGAGGGTCTGGTTTGGAATCTTTCTTCCCTATGTGCTTGTCTGAATTAGTGCTGCTGCCCACCTTACCACCTCAGGATTCTACCATCTCATTCTGCTGTAGGATTAGACTTAATCACTCACAATAAATGTGagatattaaatatatttattacttGTCATTGCAGGTCATCTACATAGGCATCCCTCCTCAGTAATGAAGAACATGAGCAATGTAACAGAATTTGTCCTCTTGGGCCTTACCCAGAATGAAGAAATGCAGATAATCTGTTTTGTGCTATTTTTGTTCTTCTATTTAATCATAGTGCTGGGAAACCTCCTCATTGTCATCACCATAATTTTCAGCTCTCACTTGAACTCTCCAATGTACTATTTCCTGAGCTACTTATCTTTTGTAGACATCTGTTATTCCTCTGTTACAGCCCCCAAAATGATTGCAGACTTCCTTGTTGAGAAAAAAACCATTTCTTTCATTGGTTGCATAGCGCAGCTCTTTGGGGTCCATTTCTTTGGTTGTACTGAGATTTTCATTCTCACAGTGATGGCATATGATCGATACATAGCAATTTGTAAACCACTCCATTATACCACCATTATGACCAAACAAATTTGTAGCCAGATGGTGGCAGCCTCCTGGGTAGGAGGTTTTATGCATTCAATGGTGCAGATTCTTGTTACGGCTCAGCTTCCGTTCTGCGGACCCAATGAGATTGACCACTATTTCTGTGATATCCACCCTTTACTGAAACTGGCATGCACAGATACATATATTGTTGGTATCATAGTGGTTGCTAATAGTGGGATGATTGCTTTGAGCTGTTTCCTCATCTTGGTTGTGTCATACATTGTCATCTTGGTCTCCTTGAGATCTCACTCTTCAGAAGGGCGTCAAAAAGCTCTTTCTACTTGTGCTTCCCATGTCATGgtagtgattttattttttgggCCATGCACCTTTACATATATTCGTCCTTCCAGTAACTTCTCTGAAGATAAAACAGTggctgttttttatactgttaTTACTCCAATGCTGAACCCGTTAATCTACACATTAAGAAACGAGGAAGTAAAGAATGCCATGAAAAAATTATGGGGTAGAAAACTGATATCAAGTGGGAAAACAAAAATGTGATCTTTAGATTTATTTTAGTTCAACTGTGAATAGAAATAATTAACGTGTTTCATAGAAATGGAGTTTTAGAGAAATTAATAAATCTTCGTTGCAGTCATCTGTAAATGGTTTGGATCTTGTTTTTTGGAAGGTACAGAAAATTGATCAGAAATGAAGGCTGAATAGAATCAATGACTAAGCATAAATTTAATATGTATTGCACAACTGATGATGCATACTGATGCTAAGGGGTAAGTCCATAACAAAGTGAGAAATAGTTGTGGTGACATTAGTACACTCCTAAGCAGTTACTCCTTTCTAAATTAATTGAAGCTAATAGacttagaataaggtgaccagattgtcccacttttggagggacatctgggggtacttggcaaattgtacttatgttgaaattaaaaaatatatatattacaatattattttgtgttctatgcattctatgaaacttttagttgctccatatagaccaaatttttaatcaagaacacctcccccccccggtctatggtgtcccgctttaccaatgttaaaatctggtcaccttaacttagaAGGGGTAGAATTCTTTTTAGGGTTGTAATGTATGCTGTatgcaataaaaaagaaaaatgctctGTCACTTTAATTGAGGTTTATGTGTAGATATGGGTCACGGAAGCATACTTCTTGGCTTGCAAAGCTTATggcagtttttatttttattttttaatttagatttatttcctgccactatcGAAACCATCCTGTAGTAGGTAACATCAGTAACACTCCACAAAAAGATAAAAGCAATGTTAAGACAATGTTAAAACACCCAATAACATGGCAGTGAGCTAAGCCCCCTCTCCAAACATCCCGCCCAGTACCTCAGGGGGCTCTGGGGTGCCTGCTGTTTCAGTTAGAGATAAAGTAGATGTAACTAAATATGAAGGGGGGCCCTAAAACAATATCACAAGGTTCTCATGGAATACACCTAAGCATTCTTAGAGAGTTCAAATAGGAGATAGTTGATCTATTAACCCCTACGAGTAACTTATCACTAAATTCAGTTGCTGTACCAGAAAACTTGAAAATTTAAATTTTACACCAATTTTGAAAAAAGgcatccagaggagggtaaccaggaaattacaggacaGTCAGCCTACTGTCTGTCCCAGGCATAGTAGTAGAAATTGTAATACATTATTTTTGCATTTGcagtgatgttataacattataatgtaAAAGGAAGGGTGGATGCATAGTGTGGGAAAGCATGATTATGAAGCATACTAAATGTGTCCTCATCAGTGATGGAGTCTCcttttttgcatatgcagtaatgttataatgtcattatattgtaaaaaaaaaaaaagaaaacacacggGGAGTTATAGGGTaaaaggaggggggcagggaaaatgAAGATGTAATGCAAGTGCATGGCATCGGAGAAGACTATAGGAAACCTCACTACCTGTTTTGTCCCCTTTTATATAATTGTTGAATTATAATGAAAAAAACACATTCAGGATTATGCTTAAAAAAATCTGGATTGCTCAGAGACAACTTGAGGGGGACAGCGGGCAATTGGCAGGGTGAATACGTAATGCTGAAAGTACAGAATGGTGGCACACTGGGAAACCAAATTCAAATCCATGAATTCATCACTAAAAAGCTGTGAGCTAAGATCTGAAGGGAGGAAAACATTGTTGTAATAATGGATTTGGGAACTGCAGGGTAAGGGGGTTCAAAATTTGGATCTATTCCTTGGGAGGTAAAATTTTGTTTGGGAAATTTTGTATTGTTCAGTTCTTGAGTAGAATttgcgtgggagaccttaaatgctTCTTCTCCTTaaccgtgtccaaactccataggagccctttctgcctggggcagctgatctttatactctgcagatgagctgtaatttcaggtgctctccaggccccacctggaggttggctacccctgagttggagaTATTCCTGTAGGTTTGGAGGAaggccttaaaatcgtacaatgcctcagtccGGCCTCCaatgtagccatttttgcctgcagagctgatcattataatctagagatgaacggtgatctagagaggatggtagaggttcacagactgtggttggggtggagtggttgtggcccctcctgggctatgggctttggccagcccttaccagcaactgtttgtattttgaggtgcagaagacagacagacagacagacagaccaatatcaatcctgcgatTCTGGAAAATtcgggaagatctaaataaagaatatttacagcctgaaactgtaaatagtgtaTAAGTAACTAGCttgagagacatgggaactaaagtgacttttttcaagcttggcctggtaaataaaaactcctatgaactcaaagacatgagtggcccagaatttcaagtgtagttagctttacaggaaagtagacagtgagactttggggaaaactaggtgatccacctttattaggcaacgacttagCCTTGAAGACAACAacaggactgcagttgccagcagtagatctcaggcttcagaagggcagacatcaccagcaaAGCAACCAAGTGgcttctggggccatgtgcattccttctgaaggggtgcatgagagggggggagagctttcacttcagcctaactgcctagagatgagttgtacttccaggggattctcgaaccccacctggaggctggcttccctaaacctcagggggatacaatgctacacagtcacccttccaaagtagccatttttggctgcagagctggtctgtatagtctagagatgagcagcaattccaggccccacctggaggttggctgtccctggtctgagcatattccttgaagtctgaaagtggggcctcaaaagtgtgtaatgcccacacagctacctagcacctccttacatattttaggtcaagaaaacattgcagaggtaAGATTGcaagattggtgtagattcatcttctggaattccacactacttaggtgtgcataaacctgacttaaggtcaagactgctgtgcacagagggacctcctcttagggttgccatcttccaagtgagactctctaccccaccaccctcacagagaatctgctatggggagaggaagggaaggcgtttggaaactgctttgagacacctgaagcctgctggcccattcccagttctctcagacctctcacagtcccacatccctcacaggttgtctattgtggggagacgaagggaaaaggtgtttgtaaaccactttgagactcttttgggtagtaaacagcagggtacaaaaatccagctcttcttcttctaaggagcaaccgtgaaagaagcatttggccacataacattttattaacagtaaaaaaatggagacagtagaagcagggtagacacctgtgtactgtgactaccccatgtatattatgtcagggaaatgatgttgaatgcagaactgtgaggaattggttgttgttgttattattattattattattattattattattattattattattattaaatttatttcctgccactcccttgcggcttgtggcagggcacagtgtcttaaaaccccatttaaaaccccactaaaagaCATAAAAGCATTCCCAACAGGGCAGAAAAAGATAAGTAAAAACCCGACTTCCATCCCCACTACTagcggggaggagaaggaggtctcGATGATGTTTGCTTcaagagcccggggggggggggcggtagatCTATCTTgccaaccctggcctcaaccatatacctggtagaagaactccattttacaggccctgcggaacgtggaaagatcccgcagggcccacagctctcctggaagctcattccactaggtcagggccaggacctagAAGGCCCTgcccctagttgaggccaggcacgcttccctagggccagaatgaccagtaaattttcccttgcagagtgtaaggccctgtggggggcatagggcaataggtggtccctcaggtatgtgggtcccaacccacgtatggccttaaaggttgaaaccagaaccttgaaccggatccggagagcaattggcaaccaatgcagctgcctcagcactggctggatgtggaccctccaagatgtgccagtgaggacccaagcagctgcgttttgtactAGCTGAAgtctctggatcaaggacaagggtaggcctgggtagaccgagttacagaaatctattctggaggtgactgttgtatggatcactgtggccaagtgttcgggggacagctagtagtcgggcctggatggaagccagactgacatggatcgagt is a genomic window containing:
- the LOC143828690 gene encoding olfactory receptor 4S2-like, which gives rise to MKNMSNVTEFVLLGLTQNEEMQIICFVLFLFFYLIIVLGNLLIVITIIFSSHLNSPMYYFLSYLSFVDICYSSVTAPKMIADFLVEKKTISFIGCIAQLFGVHFFGCTEIFILTVMAYDRYIAICKPLHYTTIMTKQICSQMVAASWVGGFMHSMVQILVTAQLPFCGPNEIDHYFCDIHPLLKLACTDTYIVGIIVVANSGMIALSCFLILVVSYIVILVSLRSHSSEGRQKALSTCASHVMVVILFFGPCTFTYIRPSSNFSEDKTVAVFYTVITPMLNPLIYTLRNEEVKNAMKKLWGRKLISSGKTKM